One window from the genome of Musa acuminata AAA Group cultivar baxijiao chromosome BXJ1-4, Cavendish_Baxijiao_AAA, whole genome shotgun sequence encodes:
- the LOC103981707 gene encoding uncharacterized protein At2g34160-like encodes MGLHVAGSVWTINPYIRRAQLSPLPIVSVPLVQSEREMETVAVVENRPATGDVVGVGKIKKNRIQVSTNKKPLFFYVNLAKRYMQQYNEIELSALGMAIGTVVTVAEILKNNGLATEKKILTSTVGTKDEAKGRLVRKAKIEILMGKKNSDDHDSADKEAAHEATEADAKK; translated from the exons ATGGGCCTCCACGTGGCGGGAAGTGTTTGGACCATCAACCCCTATATAAGGCGGGCGCAGTTATCGCCATTGCCCATCGTTTCCGTTCCATTGGTgcagagcgagagagagatggagaCGGTAGCGGTGGTCGAGAACAGGCCGGCGACTGGGGACGTGGTGGGCGTGGGGAAGATCAAGAAGAACCGCATTCAGGTCTCCACCAACAAGAAGCCGCTCTTCTTCTACGTCAATCTCGCCAAG AGGTACATGCAGCAGTACAATGAGATTGAGCTCTCTGCGCTGGGCATGG CTATTGGCACGGTCGTCACAGTCGCTGAGATCCTGAAGAACAATGGACTTGCTACCGAGAAGA AGATCTTAACCTCCACGGTCGGCACCAAAGATGAGGCCAAGGGCCGCCTGGTTCGGAAGGCCAAG ATTGAGATACTGATGGGGAAGAAGAACTCAGATGACCATGACTCTGCCGACAAAGAAGCGGCTCATGAGGCAACCGAAGCGGATGCGAAGAAGTGA
- the LOC103981367 gene encoding DNA-directed RNA polymerase V subunit 7, translated as MVFLEVEMAWNVVILPEQLDANGLLLHKAIILRLMDDIANRKASKEHGYYVAVTTLNSIGEGKVRELSGDVLFPVTFSCITQKPAKGEILVGTVDKILKQGIFLKSGPISSIFLSEKMMRDYKYVGGENPMFLNDKHAKLEKDTMVRFKVLGLKWLESDREFQILATLAGDFLGSL; from the coding sequence ATGGTTTTCCTGGAGGTAGAAATGGCATGGAATGTGGTAATTTTGCCTGAACAACTCGATGCAAATGGACTCCTCCTCCACAAAGCCATTATCTTGCGTCTTATGGATGACATAGCAAATAGAAAGGCATCGAAGGAGCACGGGTACTATGTTGCAGTTACTACCTTGAATTCAATAGGTGAAGGAAAGGTTCGAGAGCTGTCAGGAGATGTTCTTTTCCCTGTGACTTTCAGCTGCATCACCCAGAAACCCGCTAAAGGTGAGATTTTAGTAGGGACCGTGGACAAGATTCTGAAGCAAGGCATATTTCTGAAATCCGGGCCAATAAGTAGTATATTCCTTTCGGAGAAGATGATGAGGGATTACAAATACGTTGGAGGGGAGAACCCAATGTTTTTGAATGATAAGCACGCAAAGCTCGAAAAGGACACCATGGTGAGGTTCAAGGTACTCGGTTTGAAGTGGTTGGAATCTGATAGAGAGTTTCAAATTCTTGCAACTCTGGCAGGTGATTTCCTTGGGTCTTTATGA
- the LOC135648563 gene encoding transcription initiation factor IIE subunit beta-like isoform X1, whose protein sequence is MDKYIKQGDDRQRKLCLIASEMSLQESLNRFQRQQEKCQTTLTRITTRATLPKVVQSHKATPASNSLAPSKVTASVKFSNDTERLQHINAIRKSPVGAQLKRVIGLLFETRQTLTPEEINEACYVDINSNKALFDSLKNNTKVHYDGKRFSYKSKYDLKGKDQLLSLIRKYPEGLQVMEVKDSYPSVLEDLQALKAAGQIWLLSNMDSQEDIVYPNDPKVMIKVDDDIKQHFREIELPRDMVDIEKELQKNGMKPATNTAKRRVMAQFHGITSKPKPKKKREITKRTKLTNAHLPELFQN, encoded by the exons ATGGACAAATATATAAAACAAGGAGACGACCGACAAAGGAAGCTTTGCCTAATAGCCTCTGAG ATGTCTTTGCAGGAAAGTCTCAATAGATTTCAGCGACAGCAGGAGAAGTGCCAGACAACTCTCACCCGTATAACAACCCGAGCTACACTTCCAAAGGTCGTTCAGTCGCACAAAGCAACACCTGCAAGCAATTCATTGGCtccttcaaaagtaactgcatcaGTGAAATTCTCAAATGATACGGAAAGGCTACAACACATTAATGCTATTAGAAAGTCTCCTGTTGGTGCACAACTTAAACGGGTTATTGGCCTCCTCTTTGAG ACGAGGCAGACTCTCACACCAGAAGAGATAAATGAAGCATGCTATGTTGACATAAATTCCAACAAGGCCCTTTTTGATAGTTTAAAGAATAACACTAAAGTACATTATGATGGGAAGCGCTTCTCATACAAG TCCAAGTATGATCTGAAGGGAAAAGATCAACTCCTTTCACTGATAAGGAAGTACCCAGAGGGACTTCAAGTTATGGAGGTCAAAGATTCATATCCATCTGTTTTGGAAGACTTGCAG GCTCTGAAGGCAGCTGGTCAGATCTGGCTACTGTCCAATATGGACTCTCAGGAGGACATTGTCTACCCAAATGACCCCAAGGTGATGATCAAGGTGGACGATGATATAAAGCAGCATTTTCGTGAGATCGAGCTACCAAGAGACATGGTGGACATCGAGAAGGAGCTCCAAAAGAATGGCATGAAGCCCGCCACCAATACCGCAAAGAGGCGGGTCATGGCACAGTTTCATGGAATCACCTCCAAGCCTAAGCCGAAGAAGAAACGGGAAATTACCAAGAGGACCAAGCTAACCAATGCCCATCTTCCTGAACTCTTCCAGAACTGA
- the LOC135648563 gene encoding transcription initiation factor IIE subunit beta-like isoform X2 has protein sequence MSLQESLNRFQRQQEKCQTTLTRITTRATLPKVVQSHKATPASNSLAPSKVTASVKFSNDTERLQHINAIRKSPVGAQLKRVIGLLFETRQTLTPEEINEACYVDINSNKALFDSLKNNTKVHYDGKRFSYKSKYDLKGKDQLLSLIRKYPEGLQVMEVKDSYPSVLEDLQALKAAGQIWLLSNMDSQEDIVYPNDPKVMIKVDDDIKQHFREIELPRDMVDIEKELQKNGMKPATNTAKRRVMAQFHGITSKPKPKKKREITKRTKLTNAHLPELFQN, from the exons ATGTCTTTGCAGGAAAGTCTCAATAGATTTCAGCGACAGCAGGAGAAGTGCCAGACAACTCTCACCCGTATAACAACCCGAGCTACACTTCCAAAGGTCGTTCAGTCGCACAAAGCAACACCTGCAAGCAATTCATTGGCtccttcaaaagtaactgcatcaGTGAAATTCTCAAATGATACGGAAAGGCTACAACACATTAATGCTATTAGAAAGTCTCCTGTTGGTGCACAACTTAAACGGGTTATTGGCCTCCTCTTTGAG ACGAGGCAGACTCTCACACCAGAAGAGATAAATGAAGCATGCTATGTTGACATAAATTCCAACAAGGCCCTTTTTGATAGTTTAAAGAATAACACTAAAGTACATTATGATGGGAAGCGCTTCTCATACAAG TCCAAGTATGATCTGAAGGGAAAAGATCAACTCCTTTCACTGATAAGGAAGTACCCAGAGGGACTTCAAGTTATGGAGGTCAAAGATTCATATCCATCTGTTTTGGAAGACTTGCAG GCTCTGAAGGCAGCTGGTCAGATCTGGCTACTGTCCAATATGGACTCTCAGGAGGACATTGTCTACCCAAATGACCCCAAGGTGATGATCAAGGTGGACGATGATATAAAGCAGCATTTTCGTGAGATCGAGCTACCAAGAGACATGGTGGACATCGAGAAGGAGCTCCAAAAGAATGGCATGAAGCCCGCCACCAATACCGCAAAGAGGCGGGTCATGGCACAGTTTCATGGAATCACCTCCAAGCCTAAGCCGAAGAAGAAACGGGAAATTACCAAGAGGACCAAGCTAACCAATGCCCATCTTCCTGAACTCTTCCAGAACTGA
- the LOC103981370 gene encoding transcription factor HHO2: protein MILDRKEMENARRFQELIDALDEERRKVEVFHRELPLCLHLINQTIESYRQRLMVRDLTLSHELAEKEWISLRPSSMSSEVLGSKQQHPCPRMATKSWGDSQSSDKEQDAAAPITGPAGREGDDNGGTDGEKKEKFRHRRRKMRRYWTEDLHERFLHALEQLGGCHAATPKQIRKLMEVDELTGDEIKSHLQKFRIQSRRTSSMHHSSSNTSSADFVVVRGIWIPTPEYSSICMAADEAAAHPGQVADTPETEKFAPVANEQETK, encoded by the exons ATGATTCTTG ATCGGAAGGAGATGGAGAACGCTCGCAGGTTTCAGGAACTGATCGATGCTCTCGACGAGGAGCGTCGAAAGGTGGAAGTCTTCCACCGCGAGCTGCCGCTATGTCTGCATCTCATCAACCAAA CGATCGAGAGCTACAGGCAGCGGCTGATGGTTAGAGATCTCACTCTAAGCCATGAGCTCGCAGAAAAGGAATGGATCTCCTTGAGACCCAGTTCCATGTCTTCAGAAGTCTTGGGGAGTAAGCAGCAGCATCCATGTCCCAGAATG GCGACGAAGAGCTGGGGAGACTCCCAGTCTTCCGACAAAGAACAGGATGCAGCTGCACCGATCACTGGACCTGCCGGTCGAGAAGGTGACGACAATGGTGGCACAGAcggggagaagaaggagaagtttcGGCATAGACGACGAAAGATGAGGCGATATTGGACAGAAGATCTCCATGAACGGTTCTTGCATGCACTGGAGCAGCTCGGTGGCTGCCATG CTGCAACACCGAAACAAATCAGGAAACTGATGGAGGTGGATGAACTCACCGGTGATGAGATCAAGAGCCACCTGCAG AAATTTCGGATTCAGTCGAGAAGAACAAGCAGCATGCATCACAGCAGCAGCAACACCTCGTCTGCCGACTTTGTGGTGGTGAGGGGCATATGGATTCCAACTCCGGAATATTCCTCGATCTGCATGGCAGCAGATGAAGCTGCAGCACACCCTGGTCAAGTCGCCGACACGCCGGAAACCGAAAAGTTTGCTCCTGTTGCTAACGAGCAAGAAACCAAGTAG